Proteins encoded by one window of Passer domesticus isolate bPasDom1 chromosome 10, bPasDom1.hap1, whole genome shotgun sequence:
- the LOC135308866 gene encoding uncharacterized protein LOC135308866, which yields MKNISVGAVLTAAWMFLTVPCAVGWIGPQPSHNVWVTLARTLKQDNMCLSMGSVDNPLSTCLVGIPFVADDWPAYNSELLRTTGKRPHQVETWDQWTKILPNALEEPQELDLLGSSKATFCVKFYFRRPKNNLPEIDLNKNTYRKDISPINKAYNPHDWCNYTARVISVSSLHPKILPKGTFLICGDRVWAGIPSRLQGGPCTLGKLSTLTPNITLLHNWKKESELKRHKRSYTAFDENCDPKLYDWNKPKKIAVSIFLPWVAAAKALGDINHLGCWLSKQANATSAALSDLLKEEETTRHASLQNRAAIDFLLLAHGHGCEDFEGMCCFNLSSRSESIHANIQKLKGLVKDLKVEQTPDWVNDLFGQWGLTGWVASLVKGMLWIFLVIVIVLLMFSCLVHCFKRTIGNAFFLNTESGVVAGTRPARPWRSEA from the coding sequence atgaaaaatatctccgttggcgctgtcctcactgctgcctggatgttcctcaccgtgccgtgtgccgtcggttggatcggcccacagccgagccataatgtctgggtaaccttagcaagaacattaaaacaggataacatgtgcttatccatggggagcgttgataacccactttccacatgtctagtaggaattccttttgtAGCCGATGATtggcccgcctataattcagagcttctccgcaccacaggtaagagaccccaccaggtagaaacttgggaccagtggacaaaaatactgcccaatgctcttgaggaacctcaagaattggatctattggggtcctctaaggccacattctgtgtcaaattttactttagacgtccaaagaataatttgcctgaaattgatctgaacaaaaacacataccgaaaagacatatcaccaattaacaaagcctacaaccctcacgattggtgtaattacactgctcgtgtgatctctgtgtcctctctccatcccaaaattctacccaagggaacgtttctcatctgtggtgacagagtatgggctgggatcccctcccgactccagggaggtccctgtaccctaggaaaactttccacccttactccaaatatcaccttgttgcacaattggaaaaaagagagcgagttaaaacgccacaaaaggtcctacacagcatttgatgaaaattgcgatcccaaattatacgattggaacaaacctaaaaagatagcggtctctatattcctaccatgggtagctgcagctaaggccctgggtgacataaatcaccttgggtgctggctcagtaagcaagctaacgctacttctgctgccctgagtgatctcttaaaggaagaagaaaccacaagacatgcctccctccaaaatcgagcagcgattgacttcctgctgcttgcccacggacatggctgtgaggacttcgaagggatgtgctgcttcaatctctcttcacgctcggaatccatccacgccaacatccagaaactgaagggacttgtgaaggacttaaaagtagaacagaccccagactgggtcaatgacctcttcggtcaatggggattaacaggatgggttgcatctttggttaagggaatgttgtggatctttcttgtaattgtcatcgtgttacttatgttctcatgccttgtccattgttttaaaagaaccatagggaacgccttttttctaaatacagaaagtggagttgtagcaggcacaaggcctgcaaggccctggcggtcagaagcctga